In Aphelocoma coerulescens isolate FSJ_1873_10779 chromosome 3, UR_Acoe_1.0, whole genome shotgun sequence, a single window of DNA contains:
- the RHOU gene encoding rho-related GTP-binding protein RhoU: MPPQQEGEAGYISKPVPPGGCEVPPVPPRRVRSGRAAAALGAALGGRCRAAGSGAVAGAGAGAGSEPRRSIKCVLVGDGAVGKTSLVVSYTTNGYPTEYIPTAFDNFSAVVSVDGKPVRLQLCDTAGQDEFDKLRPLCYTNTDIFLLCFSVVSPSSFQNVSEKWVPEIRCHCPKAPIILVGTQSDLREDVKVLIELDKCKEKPVSEEAAKLCAEEIKATSYIECSALTQKNLKEVFDAAIVAGIQYSDTQQQPKKSKCRTPDKMKNLSKSWWKKYCCFV; the protein is encoded by the exons ATGCCGCCGCAGCAGGAGGGCGAGGCGGGATACATCAGCAAGCCCGTGCCGCCGGGCGGCTGTGAAGTGCCGCCGGTGCCCCCGCGCAGGGTACgcagcgggcgggcggcggcggcgctgggagctgccctgggcGGCCGCTGCCGGGCGGCGGGGTCCGGGGCCGTGGCCGGAGCCGGGGCCGGAGCAGGGTCCGAGCCGCGGCGCAGCATCAAGTGCGTTCTGGTGGGGGACGGCGCGGTGGGGAAGACCAGCCTGGTGGTGAGCTACACCACGAATGGGTACCCCACCGAGTACATCCCCACCGCCTTCGACAACTTCTCCG CTGTTGTGTCTGTCGATGGCAAGCCGGTGAGACTTCAGCTCTGTGACACAGCTGGTCAG GATGAATTCGACAAGCTCAGGCCTCTGTGCTACACCAACACGGACATCTTCTTGTTGTGCTTCAGCGTGGTGAGCCCTTCGTCCTTCCAGAATGTGAGTGAGAAGTGGGTTCCCGAAATTCGCTGCCACTGCCCCAAGGCGCCCATTATCCTGGTTGGGACACAGTCTGACCTCCGGGAGGATGTCAAAGTCCTCATCGAGCTGGACAAGTGCAAAGAAAAGCCTGTCTCGGAGGAGGCTGCAAAGCTCTGTGCTGAGGAAATAAAAGCCACGTCCTACATCGAGTGCTCCGCTTTGACTCAGAAAAACCTCAAGGAGGTCTTTGATGCAGCCATCGTGGCTGGTATTCAGTACTCGGATACCCAGCAGCAACCAAAGAAATCCAAATGTAGGACTCCAGACAAGATGAAAAACCTCTCCAAATCCTGGTGGAAAAAATACTGCTGTTTTGTATAG